A single region of the Brassica rapa cultivar Chiifu-401-42 chromosome A03, CAAS_Brap_v3.01, whole genome shotgun sequence genome encodes:
- the LOC103861052 gene encoding B3 domain-containing protein REM7, with protein METPREPHFFKPLLPGFQSGVAIPLDFYSKHIQGAEINKPWKLRSDASDKIWEVIREGRTLTKGWKEFTEAHDLRIGDIVIFKHEGDMVFHVTPFGPSCCEIQYTHPHIVKEEADADDAPTFSYDYCFLAEVTATNQKDDKMFLPVEAMRCGALNQQCKEVKLVNKEGKSWTARFGFSESDGAYYISRGWRKFCRDNRCTNGDLFVFNVVGDGTTTPLLCVCPERKECAELLINHFSRIDGKSSHLTCLCCLYLQCYYFATALTCVLFFYR; from the exons ATGGAAACTCCCCGAGAACCTCATTTCTTCAAGCCTCTTCTTCCTGGTTTTCAAAGTGGCGTG GCAATACCACTTGACTTCTACTCAAAACACATACAAGGAGCTGAGATCAATAAACCATGGAAGCTAAGATCGGACGCTTCGGATAAAATTTGGGAAGTGATCCGAGAAGGCAGGACACTCACCAAAGGTTGGAAAGAGTTCACCGAAGCACATGATCTTCGAATCGGTgacattgtcatcttcaaacACGAAGGAGACATGGTCTTTCATGTGACTCCTTTTGGTCCTAGCTGTTGTGAGATTCAGTATACACATCCTCACATCGTTAAGGAAGAAGCCGACGCGGATGATGCTCCTACTTTCTCATACGACTACTGCTTCTTGGCTGAGGTTACTGCTACAAATCAAAAGGACGACAAAATG TTTCTTCCTGTGGAAGCTATGAGGTGTGGTGCTTTGAACCAACAATGCAAAGAGGTCAAACTTGTCAACAAGGAGGGAAAGTCATGGACTGCGCGCTTCGGATTTAGCGAATCAGACGGCGCATATTACATCAGCAGAGGGTGGAGAAAGTTCTGTCGTGATAACAGATGCACCAACGGAGATTTGTTTGTGTTCAACGTGGTTGGAGACGGGACGACAACTCCATTACTGTGTGTATGTCCGGAAAGGAAGGAGTGTGCTGAACTACTGATCAACCACTTCAGCAGAATCGATGGTAAGTCTTCTCATTTGACTTGTTTGTGTTGTCTATATCTTCAATGTTACTACTTTGCTACTGCTTTAACTTGTGTTCTCTTCTTCTACAGGTAG
- the LOC108871191 gene encoding LOW QUALITY PROTEIN: pentatricopeptide repeat-containing protein At4g19440, chloroplastic-like (The sequence of the model RefSeq protein was modified relative to this genomic sequence to represent the inferred CDS: inserted 2 bases in 1 codon; deleted 1 base in 1 codon; substituted 1 base at 1 genomic stop codon): MRLRKKGLQEFFNMVQVNPVRRDLHRTAQIMRLGVDPNKAGSVVGYRIVFRPEGFVVDTKTSNALLHGLCEEGTLEEALRIREEILGRGXLLHTHFYNMLISGFCRKRKLEKAFTFMDEMAKRGLKPNNHTYSILIRGMFDLNKVEEAIQLWGSWKRNGMLPDVNTYSVMNMIDGCCKAERVXEGQKLFDEMMSKNVQPDSVVYNHLIKAYCRSGRLSMAFHLSEDMRIKGISPNCATYTSLIKGLSVISLVEEAKLLLEEMKEEGLEPNVFHYTALIDGYAFKESIVTSKH; this comes from the exons ATGCGATTACGGAAGAAAGGCTTACAAGAGTttttcaacatggtgcaagtaaatccggTCAGGcgtgatcttcataggacggctcaaatTATGCGGTTAGGTGTAGATCCTAATAAGGCAGGTAGTGTTGTCGGTTATCGAATCGTcttt AGGCCGGAAGGTTTTGTAGTAGACACAAAGACTTCAAATGCTTTGCTTCATGGACTCTGTGAAGAAGGGACGCTGGAGGAAGCTCTTAGGATTAGAGAAGAGATATTAGGGCGTGG TTTATTACATACACATTTTTATAACATGTTGATTTCTGGATTTTGCAGAAAGAGGAAATTGGAAAAAGCTTTTACGTTTATGGATGAAATGGCTAAGAGAGGACTTAAGCCTAACAATCATACTTACAGCATATTGATCCGTGGGATGTTTGATTTGAATAAAGTCGAGGAGGCCATACAGCTTTGGGGTTCTTGGAAACGGAACGGTATGCTTCCAGATGTTAATACATATTCAGTCATGAAT ATGATAGATGGATGTTGTAAAGCTGAAAGAGTATAAGAGGGTCAGAAACTGTTTGATGAGATGATGAGCAAGAACGTGCAGCCAGATAGTGTTGTTTATAATCATCTAATCAAAGCATATTGTAGAAGTGGGAGGCTATCAATGGCCTTTCATCTCAGTGAAGATATGAGAATCAAAGGAATCTCACCTAATTGTGCTACATATACTTCACTAATAAAGGGGTTGTCAGTAATTAGCCTTGTTGAGGAAGCGAAACTCCTCCTCGAGGAGATGAAGGAGGAGGGTTTGGAACCGAATGTTTTTCATTATACAGCACTTATTGATGGGTATGCATTCAAAGAGAGCATAGTCACAAGCAAACATTAA
- the LOC103861051 gene encoding uncharacterized protein LOC103861051, whose protein sequence is MATKFVTLGQVHRPKISISTRKPRRCNQNKPQPSKSISENMFNNVFPGKTLTEIYQNDLNNSDPLTNSLLFMEHQPVKEEESTQQEHGKLSICNHKDDGKSIIPTKDIDLRREVAHLSLLWYMKCSISFILRKARAFYNEFSCDTSVGSSTMVVVDPYFSVPVLPYSN, encoded by the coding sequence ATGGCTACTAAATTCGTCACCCTCGGTCAAGTCCACCGCCCCAAAATCTCAATTTCGACCAGAAAACCTCGTAGATGCAACCAAAACAAGCCCCAACCATCCAAATCCATAAGCGAGAACATGTTCAACAATGTTTTTCCTGGGAAAACGCTTACGGAAATCTATCAAAATGACCTAAACAATTCAGACCCTCTTACTAATTCACTACTCTTTATGGAACATCAACCAGTTAAAGAAGAGGAGTCGACACAACAAGAACACGGGAAGCTGTCCATATGCAACCACAAAGACGACGGTAAGTCGATCATCCCAACGAAAGACATAGATTTGAGACGTGAAGTTGCTCATTTGAGCTTGTTGTGGTACATGAAATGTTCCATAAGCTTTATATTAAGGAAGGCAAGAGCGTTTTACAATGAGTTTTCTTGTGATACTTCTGTTGGGAGTAGCACTATGGTTGTGGTCGATCCATATTTTTCTGTTCCAGTTTTACCCTACAGTAATTAG
- the LOC103861176 gene encoding glutathione S-transferase T3-like — MDSYNPYSQGPNFVDLLNSQQDYPPDEFGSSQRPVFTSQGAETSSFCEDSHTQRKERKKWTPADDLVLISAWLNTSKDPVVSNEQKAGAFWSRIASYYEASPKVEKGDKREPLQCKQRWQKLNDLVCKFCGSYAAATRQKTSGQSESDVVKLAHEIFFNDHKLKFNLHHAWEELRYDQKWCEHATSKIGGSAKKRKCEE, encoded by the coding sequence ATGGATTCCTATAATCCATATAGCCAGGGCCCTAATTTTGTTGATCTGCTTAACAGTCAACAAGATTATCCCCCTGATGAATTCGGTTCTTCGCAGCGCCCTGTCTTTACTTCCCAAGGTGCTGAGACATCAAGCTTTTGTGAAGACTCACATACCCAgcgcaaagaaagaaagaagtgGACTCCCGCTGATGATCTTGTACTCATTAGCGCCTGGTTAAATACCAGTAAAGATCCTGTCGTCAGCAATGAGCAGAAAGCCGGTGCTTTCTGGAGCCGCATTGCATCGTACTATGAAGCTTCACCAAAGGTGGAAAAGGGTGATAAGCGAGAACCTCTTCAGTGTAAGCAGAGGTGGCAGAAGCTGAACGATCTTGTGTGCAAGTTCTGTGGATCCTATGCGGCTGCAACAAGACAGAAGACAAGTGGGCAGAGTGAGAGTGATGTTGTGAAACTGGCACACGAGATCTTTTTCAACGATCACAAGCTTAAGTTTAACCTTCACCATGCTTGGGAGGAGCTCCGCTATGACCAGAAATGGTGTGAGCATGCTACTAGTAAGATTGGTGGAAGCGCTAAGAAGAGAAAGTGTGaggaataa
- the LOC103861054 gene encoding protein NUCLEAR FUSION DEFECTIVE 4 codes for MAGQSRKWMILVATIWIQAFTGTNFDFSAYSSELKSVLGISQVQLNYLAVASDLGKVFGWSSGLALMYFPIWTVLFAAAFMGFVGYGVQWLVITNFISLPYIVVFLCCLLAGLSICWFNTVCFVLCISNFPANRSLALSLTVSFNGVSAALYTLAYNAINPTSPELYLLLNALIPLVISFTAIIPILRQPPFEPLPPDGVRRDSLMFLILNILAALNGVYLLLFESNSSALTSARLLFGGAILLLILPLCIPGLVIARNWYLRTIHTSFRLEGSGFILVDPDELELHKGMLAHEANRESYQLLTDDVVPNPVKTIAVEEGDADESSCCKKLITRGQLELLGIEHSLWQLLSRADFWFYYVAYFCGGTIGLVYSNNLGQIAQSLGQSSNTTTLVTLYSSFSFFGRLLSATPDYIRAKVYFARTGWLAIALLPTPIALFLLASSGTASALQVGTALMGLSSGFIFAAAVSITSELFGPNSVGVNHNILITNIPIGSLIYGFLAALVYDSHGTTGIKSMTDSVVCMGRGCYHMTFVWWGCLSVLGLGSSLVLFIRTRKAYQRFEQARISSNIDS; via the exons ATGGCGGGACAGTCGCGAAAATGGATGATTCTAGTGGCGACGATATGGATTCAGGCTTTCACCGGGACGAACTTCGATTTCTCGGCTTACTCTTCGGAGTTGAAATCGGTTCTGGGGATTTCGCAGGTGCAGCTTAACTACCTCGCCGTGGCTTCCGATCTCGGGAAGGTGTTCGGGTGGTCGTCGGGGCTCGCGCTGATGTATTTTCCGATTTGGACGGTGCTTTTCGCGGCGGCGTTTATGGGGTTCGTCGGTTATGGAGTACAGTGGCTCGTCATAACTAACTTCATCTCTTTGCCGTATATTGTG GTGTTCCTCTGTTGCTTACTCGCTGGTCTAAGCATCTGTTGGTTCAACACAGTCTGCTTTGTCCTCTGCATCAGTAACTTCCCTGCAAACAGATCACTTGCTCTTTCCCTCACCGTCAGCTTCAACGGTGTAAGCGCAGCTTTATACACTCTCGCTTACAACGCAATCAACCCAACCTCTCCAGAGCTCTACCTTCTCTTAAACGCTCTTATCCCTCTTGTCATCTCTTTCACTGCCATCATCCCTATTCTTCGCCAACCGCCTTTCGAGCCTCTTCCACCAGATGGTGTTCGCCGTGACTCTCTCATGTTTCTAATCCTCAACATTCTCGCTGCTTTAAACGGTGTTTATCTCCTTCTCTTTGAGTCAAACTCCTCTGCTTTAACCTCTGCTCGTCTCCTCTTCGGTGGAGCTATCCTCCTCTTGATCCTCCCTTTATGTATTCCCGGTTTAGTCATCGCCCGGAACTGGTATCTTCGCACGATCCACACCAGTTTTCGTCTCGAAGGCTCCGGTTTCATTCTTGTTGATCCTGATGAGCTTGAGTTGCATAAAGGGATGCTTGCACATGAAGCCAATAGAGAAAGCTACCAGTTGCTGACCGATGATGTTGTGCCAAACCCGGTTAAGACTATAGCTGTGGAGGAAGGTGATGCTGATGAGTCTTCTTGTTGCAAGAAGCTTATCACAAGAGGTCAGCTTGAGCTATTGGGAATTGAACATTCTCTGTGGCAGCTCTTAAGCAGAGCTGATTTTTGGTTCTACTATGTCGCCTACTTCTGCGGTGGAACCATTGGACTTGTGTACAGCAACAACCTCGGACAGATTGCTCAGTCTTTAGGACAAAGCTCAAACACCACAACTCTTGTCACACTTTATTCCTCTTTCTCGTTCTTTGGAAGATTACTCTCTGCGACACCAGACTATATCCGAGC GAAGGTTTATTTTGCAAGAACCGGGTGGCTAGCAATCGCGTTATTACCAACACCAATCGCGCTCTTCTTGCTCGCATCATCAGGAACCGCGTCAGCACTACAAGTTGGAACCGCTCTGATGGGTCTAAGCTCAGGATTCATATTCGCAGCAGCGGTTTCCATCACATCAGAGCTTTTTGGACCAAACAGTGTTGGAGTTAACCACAATATCTTGATCACAAACATACCAATAGGATCATTGATCTATGGCTTCTTGGCTGCATTGGTCTATGATTCACATGGTACGACAGGGATCAAGTCCATGACAGACTCGGTCGTGTGTATGGGACGAGGTTGCTATCACATGACGTTTGTGTGGTGGGGATGCTTGTCGGTACTTGGACTAGGTTC